The Deinococcus depolymerans genome contains the following window.
CCGGGTCATGAGCAGCGCCGTGTCCGCCCCGATGGGCTTCAAGAACGGCACGGGCGGCGGCATCAAACTCGCCGTGGACGCCATCGTGGCCGCCGCAGCCCCGCACGCCTTCTTCACCGTCGATGACGACGGGCAGGCCTGCATCGTCCACACGCTCGGCAACCCCGACGGGCACGTCATCCTGCGCGGCGGCCGCGGCGGCCCCAACTACGCCCCGCAGTTCGTGAAGGAGGCCGCCAGTCTCATGACCGCCGCGGGCCTGACCCCGGCCGTGATGGTGGACTGCTCGCACGCCAACAGCGGCAGCGACCACACCCGCCAGAGCCTCGTGTGGCGCGACGTGCTGCACCAGCGCGCCGCCGGGCAGAGTGCCGTGCGCGGCCTGATGATCGAGAGCAACCTCCGCCCCGGCAAACAGGGCATCCCCAAGGACCTGGGCACCCTGGTGCCCGGCCTGAGCGTCACGGACGCCTGCGTCGGCTGGGACGAGACCGAGGCCCTGCTGCTCGAGGCGCACGCCGCGCTGGGCCAGCAGGCGGCGGGCCGCGAGACCGTCAGCGGCTGAGGTTCAGATCCGGCCAGGGAATGTCCGGCGTGCCCTTCGTCCAGGTTGAACGCCCGTCCTGAAAGTAGGTCAGGTTGGGGGTGTTCCCGTCCCTGGCCGGGTGCCGTTGACGGTCGGCGGGCATCACCGAGTACAGGTACGCCACGTCCATCTCCTGCCCGTCCTCCCGCCAGATCACGCTCCGCTGCTTCCCTCCCGGCCGCGTGTAGTCCAGGCCGTACACGGCCAGGGGTGTCCACTCGTTCATGGGCAGCGTCCGGGCCGAGCGGTGATGGTCACTCCGGATGTCCCGGACGGTCCAGGAGGTGCGGCCCCAGCTGGCCTGCACCCAGTCGAGGTTCTGCCGGGGCGGCAGCCCTGCCAGGCAGGTGGGCGATTCGCGGGAGGGGTTCCTCTCGGCGGGCCAGCGGAGGGCCGCGAACAGCGCCAGTCCGTCGCCGTGACACAGGCTGGCGTCCCAGGGGCTGCTCCCCAGCACGGCCCGCGCGAGCCGTACCCGGTTCGGGCCGTCGCCCGGCGCGGGAACCAGCCGGTGGGCGGACAAGGAAGAGCGCCCCTGCGTCTGCGTCAGCGGCGTCAGGGCCACGTACACCCACTCGGTGCGCGGGGGGACCCGCAGCGTGGCCGCCAGCATCTGACCACGGGGGGCGTCCGGGGTGGCGAGCACGTCTCGCAGGTCGTCGCTGCTCAGTTCCTGCGACCAGTTCCAGCTGGCCTCGCGCACGCCGGGCAGCGGGAGGGGCACGTGGGTCCAGACCCACCAGCCTCCGCCCCCGATCACCAGGGTGGCCAGCACGGTCCAGCCCAGCGCGGTGGTGAACACGTGCCCCAGCAGGGCGCGGTTGGTGCGCGCCGGGTGGCCCATGGCGGTCACGGCCAGATGCTCGGCCTCCTCGCGGCTGAAGCCCTCGGCTTCCAGTTGCCGCACCCGGTCGAGGAGGTGGGTGCGGAGTTCGGCGGCGACCTCCAGGCGTTCGTGGCGGGGCAGGCCGGTGGTGGCGCGGCGGATGTAACGGGAGACGCGGCTCACGCGAGTTCCGTTCGCCGGCTGATCAGGGCGTTCACGGCTGCCTGGAGTGTCTGCCACTCGCCGCGCCGCCGTTCCAGTTCCTGACCGCCACTGTCGGTCAGGGTGTACACCTTGCGGGGACTGCCGCCGCCGGGGGTGGGGTGCCACTGGCCCTCGATGAGTCCGGCGCGACTGAGGCGCAGCAGGGCGGGGTAGAGGGTGCCCTCGCTGAGTTCAAACAGGCCGCCGCTGCGGGTGCCGATGTGCTGCGCGAGTTCCAGCCCGTAGCGGGGCTGCTCCTGAAGGGCGGCGAGGATGACGAGGTCGATGGTGCCGGATTTGAGTGGGTTCAAGGAGGACCTCCGGAGCAATGCCTTGTGATGCAAGGCTTGCTGGGCAAATCATGCGACGGGCCGCCAGCCACGGCAAGCGAGAATGACCGGCAGCGAAATCCCCCACCCTGGCAGGCGTTCAGGGTGGGGGAGAGGTTCCGTTCAGGTCATACGGATTCCGTTTGTTTCGCCTACAATCCGGAACTTCACCGGATTGCCGACTCCACGTCCGGAACCCGTTTTGTTCCCACTCGCTCCGCTCGGACCCAGCGGGCTTTGCAGCCCATTCAATCGGAGTCCGTATCAGGGGTTCTGCACGAGCCTGAAGTCGCGGAAGCTCAGGCCGTAGCTGCTGCCGGGCGTGCCGACCGCACCGAGAATCTGGAGTTGCGCGGCGGGGTTCGTGACGGTCGGGGTGAAAGTGTACGTGAAGGTCTGCTCGGTGGCGCTCAGGGCGGCGGTCCTGTCGAGGTAGCGGGCGTAGCTGCCGCCGTTCTCGCCGACCACCACGGCGACCTCGCGGGCGTCGGTGGCCCTGCCCTTGAAGGTCAGGGTGTAGGACTTCCCGGCGGTCAGGGGCACGTCGGTCTGGTTCAGCTGGACGTGCCAGTTGTTGGCGGGGTCCACGTTCTTGACGTTCAGGGTGACGGTGCCGCCGCTGACGCTGGTGTTCAGGCGGTCGGGCACGTTGCTCCAGGTGCTCCAGTACGCGGTGCCGGGCACGCCCGCGATGCCGGGGTGGTTGGGACTGTCCTGCGTGAACGCGGCGTTGTACAGCAGGTTCCCGTCGGCGGCGGGTGGTCTGGCCCCGGCGGCGTTCCCGACGCGTTTGACGACCACGTTGTCGATCCAGACGGCGCCGGTCCCGGCGTTCCCCAGGTTGAATTCCAGGCGGGTGGCGGCGTCGGTGGTGGCTTTCATGTCGAAGGTGACGGTCCTGCGTTCCTTCGTGGTGCCCAGGGTCAGGGTCTGCTCGCCGGAGTACGCGGCGTAGCCCCGGTCCGGGCCGCCGCCGACCTTCAGCATCATGGGCCGCGCGGTCTGCGCCCAGGCGTCGAAACTCACCTCGTACTTCCCGCCGCTTTCCAGGTTCAGGCCGTCCTGCCGGACCTGTACGGCGTAGTTCACGGTGCCGGGGCTGGTGATGTCCACCTTCAGGGCCTTCCCGGCGGCCGCGTCGTTGCTCAGGGTGGCCTGCCCGTCGCTGCGGAACAGCGTCCAGTACGCGCTCTGGACCACGCCGTCCAGGCGGGGGGCGTCGCTGGTGACGCGCGGATCGGTGTCGGCCCAGTCGAAGGATTCGTTGTAGACGAGGTTGCCGTCCGGCTGGGCGGGGCGGGCCACGGCGGGCGTCCAGGGGTACTTCATGGTGGGGCGGGGGCCGGCGCTGGCGGTCTCGCCGTTCAGGCCGTACACGCGCACGTAATCCACGCGCATCTCGGCCGTGCCCGGGGTGCTGGCGTTCGGGTTGCCGTCGAAGTTGCCGCCCACCGCGAGGTTCAGCAGCAGGTGGAAGGGTTTGTCGAACGGGGCGGGCCAGGGGTGCAGGTCGGCGTCGCTGGTGGGCGGCGTGCCCCTGGCGCTCCACCAGCCGGTCTTCTCGCTGGTCAGTTTGCCGTCGATGAACCACTGGATCTTGCCGGGCGTCCACTCCACGGCGTAGGTGTGCCACTGGTCCATGGTGCCGCCGTTCGGGAAGTTCACGGTGGTGCCGGAGTACACGTTGTTCGGCCACTGCCCGCCGTAGTGCAGGGTCTGCGCGAGTTCCGTGGGTTTGCTGCCCCAGCCTTCGGCGATGTCGATCTCGCCGCTGGCGGCCCAGGTGCCGTAGGGGTTCGGTTCTTCCGGAAGCAGCCAGATGGCGGGCCACAGGCCCTTGCCGGCCGGGAATCTGGCGCGGATCTCGAACTTGCCGTAGGTGCGGCTGAACTTCCCGGCGGTGCGGATGCGGGCGGAGGTCCAGTCGAAGCTGGCGGGTTTGCCGTTGGCGGCGCCGGCGTACGCCTCGCGGCGGGCGGTGATGACCAGTTCACCGTTCTCGACGCGCAGGTTGGCGGGGCGGTCGGTGTAGTACTGGAGTTCGTTGTTGCCCCAGCCGCTCACGTACTCGCTGCCGGACATGAAGCCGTTGCCGGTCTGCGGGGTCCAGCGGGCGCTGCTGAGGCCGCTGCCGCTGAATTCTTCCTGCCAGACCGGGGTGGGGTCGCTGGCACCGGAGCGGGCGCAGCCGGCCAGCAGCGCGGCGCTCACGGCGAGGGTCAGGGCGGACGGCAGGCGGAATCGGGTCATGGCGGGGCTCCTTGAGAACGTGCCGTGAGGGTCGCCCCGCTGCGCGGCAGTGGGGGACGGTGGTGGGCGGGTGGCCCGTCGGGTTGCGCTGTCCCTCCGAGCCTAAGCCATTTCTGAAAGCGCTGTCAAGATGGGTGGAGGGGAGACTGCCGCCCCGGATCGCGGGTGAAGCCCGGCCCGAAACAGGCCCTGGCAGGGGCTTTCGTCGCGTTTCACGAAAGGCGTCCCTCTGAACAGGCCGGGGGAAACGGTTCCACGCCGGAACCCGCAAGAACCCCAATCTTGAAAGGCCTTTCAGACCGGGGAGGAACCGAACCATCAGAAACCATGACGGCCCCCGGCATTCCCGCCCACACATCCCCACCCGCCCACGCGCCACACTCGGACGCATGAGCCCCACCCCTGCCAAACGCCCTGGCGGCGGTCGCCCCCCCAGCCAGCGACCCAGTAAAATCTGCGCCCACTGCGGCCTGCCCTTCACGTGGCGCAAGAAATGGGAACGCGACTGGGATCAGGTCCTGTACTGCTCGGACCGCTGCCGCGCCGCCGCCAAACGGGACCGCCCGTGACCACCCCACCCGCTCCTGCCTACGGCCTCGTGTGCCTCACCGCCGGCCCCGAGGTGCGCTTCCGGACCATCACCCTCACCCGCTACCGCGCCCTGACCCCCACCGCCCGCGAGGGCACGCTGCTCGACCTGTACGCCGACAACATCACCCGGCTGCGCGC
Protein-coding sequences here:
- a CDS encoding 3-deoxy-7-phosphoheptulonate synthase, with the protein product MTHPDPIIEAGRTENLNVSGFTPLITPRALKARWPLTPQAEATVLAGRQAAQDILHGRDDRLLVVVGPCSIHDHEQALEYARRLAALRERVKDRLEVHMRVYVDKPRTTVGWRGYLLDPDMNGTNDINKGLELTRKLMVQVSELGLPVATELLDPFAPQYVFDAVAWACLGARTTESQTHRVMSSAVSAPMGFKNGTGGGIKLAVDAIVAAAAPHAFFTVDDDGQACIVHTLGNPDGHVILRGGRGGPNYAPQFVKEAASLMTAAGLTPAVMVDCSHANSGSDHTRQSLVWRDVLHQRAAGQSAVRGLMIESNLRPGKQGIPKDLGTLVPGLSVTDACVGWDETEALLLEAHAALGQQAAGRETVSG
- a CDS encoding permease prefix domain 1-containing protein, with translation MSRVSRYIRRATTGLPRHERLEVAAELRTHLLDRVRQLEAEGFSREEAEHLAVTAMGHPARTNRALLGHVFTTALGWTVLATLVIGGGGWWVWTHVPLPLPGVREASWNWSQELSSDDLRDVLATPDAPRGQMLAATLRVPPRTEWVYVALTPLTQTQGRSSLSAHRLVPAPGDGPNRVRLARAVLGSSPWDASLCHGDGLALFAALRWPAERNPSRESPTCLAGLPPRQNLDWVQASWGRTSWTVRDIRSDHHRSARTLPMNEWTPLAVYGLDYTRPGGKQRSVIWREDGQEMDVAYLYSVMPADRQRHPARDGNTPNLTYFQDGRSTWTKGTPDIPWPDLNLSR
- a CDS encoding PadR family transcriptional regulator; protein product: MNPLKSGTIDLVILAALQEQPRYGLELAQHIGTRSGGLFELSEGTLYPALLRLSRAGLIEGQWHPTPGGGSPRKVYTLTDSGGQELERRRGEWQTLQAAVNALISRRTELA
- a CDS encoding carbohydrate binding domain-containing protein; amino-acid sequence: MTRFRLPSALTLAVSAALLAGCARSGASDPTPVWQEEFSGSGLSSARWTPQTGNGFMSGSEYVSGWGNNELQYYTDRPANLRVENGELVITARREAYAGAANGKPASFDWTSARIRTAGKFSRTYGKFEIRARFPAGKGLWPAIWLLPEEPNPYGTWAASGEIDIAEGWGSKPTELAQTLHYGGQWPNNVYSGTTVNFPNGGTMDQWHTYAVEWTPGKIQWFIDGKLTSEKTGWWSARGTPPTSDADLHPWPAPFDKPFHLLLNLAVGGNFDGNPNASTPGTAEMRVDYVRVYGLNGETASAGPRPTMKYPWTPAVARPAQPDGNLVYNESFDWADTDPRVTSDAPRLDGVVQSAYWTLFRSDGQATLSNDAAAGKALKVDITSPGTVNYAVQVRQDGLNLESGGKYEVSFDAWAQTARPMMLKVGGGPDRGYAAYSGEQTLTLGTTKERRTVTFDMKATTDAATRLEFNLGNAGTGAVWIDNVVVKRVGNAAGARPPAADGNLLYNAAFTQDSPNHPGIAGVPGTAYWSTWSNVPDRLNTSVSGGTVTLNVKNVDPANNWHVQLNQTDVPLTAGKSYTLTFKGRATDAREVAVVVGENGGSYARYLDRTAALSATEQTFTYTFTPTVTNPAAQLQILGAVGTPGSSYGLSFRDFRLVQNP
- a CDS encoding DUF2256 domain-containing protein, which codes for MSPTPAKRPGGGRPPSQRPSKICAHCGLPFTWRKKWERDWDQVLYCSDRCRAAAKRDRP